The Angustibacter sp. Root456 genome contains the following window.
GGCGACGAGCCCCACCGCGGCGGGGTCGATGTGGTCGCGGGCCACGACCGCGAAGGTGACGGCGGCGACGCTGTTGACGACGAGGGAGAGCACGTTCTTGACCGCGTTCAGCCGCTGCATCGACTCGGGCACCAGCGAGCCGAGCAGGCCCATGAGCAGCACGCCCTGCGCCGCCCCGAAGTAGCCGCCGTACGCGCCGGCCCCGAAGGTGCCACCGAGCAGCAGCGGCTGGTGCAGGCGGTGCGGCCCGGCGTCGGGGTCGGCATGACGCTCGAGGACGCGCGCCTGCAGCCGCGGCTGGAGCACCACGAGCACCAGCGAGATCGCCAGCAGCACCGGCACGATGGCCTGGAACGCCGCCGCGGGAAGCCACAGCAGCAGCAGCGCCCCCGTCACCGACCCCAGCAGCGACATCGGCACCAGGCGCCGGATCAGCGGTCCCTGGCCGATCAGCTCACGCCGGTAGCCCCAGGTGCCCGACAGGCCACCGGGCACCATGCCGATGTTGTTCGAGACGTTGGCGGTGACCGGCGGGAAGCCGAAGGCCAGCAACGTCGGGAACGTGATGAGGCTGCCGGACCCCACGATGGTGTTGATCGTGCCGGCGGCCACACCCGCGGCGAAGATCGCGAGCAGCTCGTACCAGGGCACCGGACGACTCTAGCCGTGCACTTCGGGTCCGAAGTGCACGGGTGGGCCGGCTCAGGGGGTGGGGGGACGAGGCTCCTCGCCAGGCTGGGGACCCGACGCGTCCTCGACGTCGCCGAGCAGGCCGGGGTGTCCCGGAGCGCGGCCGGGCATCGGGCCGGGATGCACGGTGGTCGACGCCGCACCCTCGGCCTCGGCGCTCGCGCCGGCCGACTCGCGGCGCGCCTGGGCCAGTGCCTCGTTGGGGTCCTGCAAGGTGGCCCCACCCAGCAGGTCGTCCTCATGGGGCCCACCCGGCGCGGCTGGCCGCGCGCTGGCCCCCGCGGCACCGTCGTCCGACGGCTGGAAGCGACCGAGGACGCCGCCGATCCCCTTGAGCGCCTCGCCGATCTCGCTGGGGATGATCCACAGCTTGTTGGAGTCGCCCCGCGCGATCTGCGGCAGCATCTGCAGGTACTGGTAGGCGAGCAGCTTCTGGTCGGGGTCACCGCGGTGGATCGCGTCGAAGACCTGCAGGATCGCTCGCGCCTCGCCCTGGGCGTTGAGGATCGCCGCCTGCGCCGTGCCCTCGGCGCGCAGGATGTTCGACTGCTTCTCACCCTCGGCGGTGAGGATCTGGGACTGCTTGACGCCCTCTGCGGTCAGGATCGTCGCGCGCCGGTCACGCTCGGCCCGCATCTGCTGCTCCATGGAGCCCTGGATCGACGCGGGCGGGTCGATCGACTTCAGCTCGACCCGGTTGACGCGAACGCCCCACTTGCCGGTGGCCTCGTCCAGCACGCCGCGCAGCTGGCCGTTGATCTGGTCGCGGCTGGTCAGCGTCTGCTCGAGATCCATCGAGCCGACCACGTTGCGCAAGGTCGTGACGGTGAGCTGCTCGATGCCCTGGATGTAGTTGGCGATCTCGTACACCGCGGCCTTGGGCTCGGTCACCTGGAAGTAGATGACCGTGTCGATGCTCACCACGAGGTTGTCGGAGGTGATGACCGGCTGCGGCGGGAACGACACCACCTGCTCGCGCAGGTCGACGATGGCCCTCGGCTTGTCGACGAACGGGATCAGCAGGTGCAGGCCCGCCTCGAGCGTGCGCGAGTAGCGGCCCAGCCGCTCGATGATGATCGCGGTCGCCTGCGACACCACCCGGATGGTGCGGATGATGACGATGATCGCGAACAGCACCAGCACCGCCAGGACGACGAGCACCGCCGTCTGACCTGAGTTCATGACCTCTCCGGTTCCCGGCCGGCCGCCGTCACGACGGCAGTGGCCCCCTCGATGGAAACGACCCGGACGGGCTGCCCGGGCAGGATGGTGTCAGGGCGGGTGCGTCCGTCGGTGCGCGCAGACCACACCTCGCCCCTGAGCTTGATCCGGCCGCCGGTCTCCGTCACCGTCTCGAGCACGCGCGCCTCGCGGCCCACCAGGGCGGCCGTGCCGGTGATGGTGTCGGGCCCTTGGTGCAGGCGCCGCACGAGCGCTGGACGCAGCAGCCCGATGAGCAGCAGCGCGACGGCCACGGCGGCGAGCACCTGGAGGACGAACGGCGCCCCGAGGCCGGCCACCAGCGCCCCCGCCAGCGCGCCCACGGCCAGCATGATGAAGATCAGGTCGAACGTGGCCACCTCGACCGCGGCCAGCACGAGCGCGACGGCGAGCCAGGCCAGCGCCGGGTGCTCGGTGATCCAGGTCATGGTCCCCTCCACAGAGCGTCCCGGGTGTGTCGCACCCATCAGACGTGCCGGGGGCTCGGCTGGGTTCCCCCGGATGGCTCACCCTCCCACGCTCGTGATCAAGTGGGCCAGCACCCGCGCCGATGCACCGGACGTGAGCCTCGCGACCCCGCTACGCCGCGGTGCGGCGCTGGCGCTGCTGGTGCTGCTGCTGGCACCCGCCGGCCGCGCCGAGGCCGAGGACGCGGCGACGGCCCGAGAACGAGCCACCGCGGCCGCGCAGCGGGTACGCGACCTCACCGCCCAGCTCGACACCGCCGACGCGGCGCTGGCGCAGACGGTGAGCCAGGTGGGCCAGCAGGTCAGCGGCTTCCTGCTCGACGACGAGGCTCGCGTGGCCGCCGAGCAGGCGGCCGCCCTGGCCGCCGACCGCAGTGCCGCCTCGGCCCGCGCGCTCTACCTCAGTGGAGGTCAGGCCGGCCTGCTCAGCTCGCTGCTGGAATCCGGCGACGTGAGCGAGCTGTCGGCGCGAGCCGAGGCGGTGCAGCAGGTGCTGTCGTCGGCGCGCGCGACGGCGGACGACGCCGCAGCCCGAGCCAAGGTGGCGGCCGACGTCGCGGCGCGGTCGCAGCGACAGACCGACGCGGCCGTGGTGACAGCCGCGCAGATCGCGCTGCGCGTCGACCAGGCGCAGGCCCTGGTCGAGGCGGCTCAGGCCACGCTCGACGGGCTCTCAGCGCGGGCGCGCACGCTCACCGAGGCCGAGGACGCCGCCCGCGCGCTCGCGCAGGCGCGAGCCCGCATGGCCGCGGCACAGACCCAGGCACTGAGCCGGGTGCGCGCCCAGGCGCCGCCCGCCGTCTACTTCGATCTCTACCACGCGGCCGCCCGGACCTGCCGCGGCATGGACTGGACCCTCCTGGCTGCCGTCGGTCAGGTCGAGAGCGGTCACGGACGCAACAGCGCCGTCAGCTCAGCGGGCGCCGTCGGGCCGATGCAGTTCATGCCGAGGACCTTCGCGGCCTACGCCGTCGACGGCGACCACGACGGCCGCCTCGACCCGTGGGCACCGGCCGACGCCGTGTACACCGCGGCCCGCTACCTCTGCTCCGGCGGCGCGGGCTCGCCGTCCGGCGTGCAGGCGGCGCTGCTGCGCTACAACCACGCGCAGTGGTACGTCGATCTCGTGCTCGCGGTGCAGACGCAGCTGCGGGCGGGACCCTAGCGGGCTCGAGCCGTCCAGCGGTCGCCGTGCCGCTCGAGCACCAGGGGCAGGCCGAACGTCGCCTCGAGGTTGTGCTCGGTGAGCGTGAGCTCGAGCGGGCCCTGGGCGATGACGCGTCCCTGGCGCAGCAGCAGCACGTCGGTGAAGTGCGGGGGGATCTCCTCGACGTGGTGGGTCACGAGCACGAGGGCCGGGGCGTAGATGTCCTCGGCGATCTGGCCCAGGCGGCGCACGAGGTCCTCGCGCCCGGCCAGGTCCAGCCCCGCGGCCGGCTCGTCGAGCAGCATGAGCTCGGGGTCGGTCATGAGCGCCCGGGCGATCTGCACCCGCTTGCGCTCGCCCTCGCTGAGCGTGCCGAACGTGCGGTCGGACAGGTGGGCCACGCCGAGGGTCTCGAGCAGCGACTGGGCCCGGGCGTGGTCGAGCTCGTCGTACCGCTCGCGCCAGCGGCCCGTGACGCCGTACGAGGCGGTGACCACGACGTCGCCGACCCGCTCGGAGGCCGGGATCCGGTCAGACAGGGCCGCGCTGGCCAGACCGATCCGCGGGCGCAGCTCGAAGACGTCGGACGTGCCGAGCACCTCGCTCAGCACTGCGGCCACCCCACGCGTGGGGTGCATGCGCGCCGACGCGATCTGCAGCAGGGTGGTCTTGCCGGCACCGTTCGGACCCAGCACGACCCAGCGCTCGCCCTCGCTGACCTGCCAGCTGACGTCGTCCAGCAACGTGTTCGAACCACGGACGACCGTCACGCCGGCCAGCTCGAGCACGTCACTCATCCAGGCTCCTCGACTCGGCTGCGCAGACCGTACGGCCCGACCCTATGACACCGGCCGCCGTACCCTGGTGCGGTGACTGCACTGCCGCGCTCGGCGAGCCTCGCCCTGTGGGCGGCCCCGGTGCTGGCGGGGCGGGCGCCGCTCGACGCCCTGGTGCGCGCGGTGCAGGGTGACGACGAGCCTCACGCTGTCGACTCCGACGACGCCGACGGCCTCGACGCCTGGCCCCGACCGACCGCGCTCGGTGAGCTCGTCGAGCGGCTGGGCGCACGTGGCGTACGCGGCCTGCGACTGGTGCTGCCCGTGCCCGGCGACCCCGCCGGCCTGCCGGGGCCTGCGGCGGTCAACGAGGCGGCGCTCGACGCCGGCGAGTGCGTCGTCACGGTGGGCGGCCCACCGCTGGCGCTGGTGCCCGAAGTCGTGGAGTTCGGCTCGGCGTACGAGCTGGGTCACCAGGTGACCTGGCACGTGCTCGCCTGCGAGCCCGCCGTCGCGCCCCCGGCCACGAGCGCGAGCGACGCCGAGCGCGAGCTGCGCCAGGCACTGTTGACCGCGACCGACGTGCTCACCGAGCTCGACGTCGGCCGCTGGCGCCCCGACGCCGCCGAGCAGGTCGCGGCGCTGCGCCGCCCGGCACCCACCGGCCCCCTGCCCGCCTCGTGCTCGCCGCGCGCCGTGCGGGTGATCGACCTGGCCTGGCGGGTGCGCAGCATCGTCGAGCTCGCTCGCGAGGACGACGGCGCCGCGGTGAGCGGCTGGGAGGCGACGCGTCGCGCGCAGGAGCTGCGCGGGCTCGACACCGTGAGCCGGCGCGCGCTGGTGGCGGCGGTGAACGACGGCGAGCCCGTCAGCGTGTGAGCTCGCCGGCGACCTTCTCGTAGAGCTCGGCGGTGCGCTCGGCGATGGCCGCCCAACCGAACTCCTCGACGGCGCGCCGGCGGCCGGCGAGGCCCATGGCCCTGGCCTCGTCGGGGTCGGTCACCGCGCGCACGAGCGCTGCCGACAGGTCCCGCACGAAGCGGTCGGGATCGAGCGGGCGGCCCGTGCCGTCGTCCGACTGCTCGATGGGCACGAGGTAGCCGGTCTCGCCGTGCACGACCACCTCGGGGATGCCGCCCGTCGCCGTGCCGACCACCGGCAGCTCGCACGCCATCGCCTCGAGGTTCACGATGCCGAGCGGCTCGTACACCGACGGGCACGCGAAAGCCGTGCCGGCAGACAGCAGCGCGACGACGTCGTCGCGGGGCAGCATGCGGTCGATCCACACCACCCCCTGCCGCTCGTGCCGCAACCGGCCCACGAGCGACTCGACCTCGCGCATGATCTCCGGCGTGTCCGGCGCACCGGCGCACAGCACCAGCTGGACGTCGGGCGGCAGCGCCGCCGCAGCGCGCAGGAAGTACGGCAGCCCCTTCTGGCGAGTGATGCGCCCGACGAAGACCACGCTCGGTGCGTCCGGGTCGACGCCGAGGGCCCGCACGGCGTCCGGGCGCTCGCGGCGGGCCCAAGCCTGGGTGTCGATGCCGTTGTGGATGACGTGCACGCGGTCAGGGTCGACGTCCGGGTAGCTGCGCAGGACGTCGGCGCGCATGCCGTGGCTCACCGCGACGACGGCGGCCGCGCTCTCGTAGGCCGTGCGCTCGGCCCACGACGAGACGGCGTACCCGCCGCCGAGCTGCTCGGCCTTCCACGGCCGCAACGGTTCGAGGCTGTGGGCGGTCACCACGTGCGGCACGCCGTGCAGGAGCGAGGCGAGGTGGCCGGCGAGGTTGGCGTACCAGGTGTGCGAGTGCACGACGTCCGATCCGGCGCAGTCCTGGGCCATGGGCAGGTCGACACCGAGGGTCTGCAGCGCGGCGTTCGCGTCGGCGAGGTCCGGCAACGGCGCGTAGGCGGTGGTGTCGGGCTCGTCGCGCCGCGCCCCGAAGCAGCGCACCTGCACCTCGATGCCTTCACGCGCCCGCAGCGCTCGGACGAGCTCAGCGGCGTGCACCCCGGCTCCGCCGTAGACGTCCGGTGGGTACTCGCGGGTCAGCAGGTCGATGCGCACGCTCGCCACGGTAGTGGCGCGGAAGGCCGCGAGACACCCCTCGCGGCGGGGGTGCCTGAGGGCTAGGTTCCTGCCATGCCGACGCGTTCGCGGGACCCGAAGGTGCTGGTCATCGTGCTGGCCGGAGGCGAGGGCAAACGGCTCATGCCGCTCACCGCCGACCGCGCCAAGCCGGCCGTGCCGTTCGGGGGCATCTACCGGCTCATCGACTTCGCGCTGTCGAACGTCGTGAACTCCGGCTACCTCAAGTGCGTCGTGCTGACGCAGTACAAGTCGCACAGCCTCGACCGCCACATCACCACCACGTGGCGGATGTCGAACCTGCTGGGCAACTACGTGACGCCGGTGCCGGCCCAGCAGCGCGTCGGCAAGCGGTGGTACCTCGGCAGCGCCGACGCGATCTTCCAGAGCCTCAACCTGATCCACGACGAGCGCCCGGACATCGTCGTGGTGGTCGGCGCTGACCACGTGTACCGCATGGACTTCAGCCAGATGGTGCAGCAGCACCGCGACTCCGGCGCGGCCGCCACCGTGGCCGCGATCCGCCAACCGATCGGCCTGGCCGACCAGTTCGGCGTCATCGACGTCGACCCCGGCGACCCACGTCGCATCCGCGCGTTCCTCGAGAAGCCGACCGACCCGCAGGGCCTGCCCGACTCCGCCGGCGAGGTGCTCGCCTCGATGGGCAACTACGTCTTCACCACGGACGCGCTCATCGACGCCGTGACGCGCGACAGCGACCGCGCCGACAGCAAGCACGACATGGGTGGCGACATCGTCCCCGACTTCGTCGCCCGTGGTGAGGCCGGCGTCTACGACTTCAAGGACAACGACGTCACCGGCTCGACCCCGCGCGACCGCGACTACTGGCGAGACGTCGGCACGCTGGACTCCTACTACGACGCCCACATGGAGCTCGTGTCGGTGCACCCCGTCTTCAACCTCTACAACTACGACTGGCCGATCTACACCAACTACGGGCCGTACCCGCCGGCCAAGTTCGTGCACGGCTGGCACGGGCGCATCGGGCACGCGGTGAACTCCAACGTCTCCCCCGGTGTCGTCATCTCCGGAGCCACGGTCGAGAACTCGGTGATCTCGCCCGGCTCGTACGTGCACTCGTGGTCGAGCGTGAGCGACAGCGTGCTGCTCGACGGGGTCGAGGTGGGGCGGCACGCCGTCATCCGGCGGGCGATCATCGACAAGAACGTGGTGATCCCTGAGGGCGCGCGCATCGGCATGGACCCCGAAGAGGATCTCGCACGGGGGTTCACGGTCACCGAGTCCGGACTCGTCGTCATCGGCAAGGGCCAGCTCGTCACCGCCTGAGACGGTCTCGCGAGAGCAGCTCCCTCGCGCGGCCGCAGAGCCATGATGTTCTGGAGCTCAGCTTCGGGATCCTCGCCACCGGGTCCAGATCCTGACCTCGCCCAGGGGGGCACCGCGCCCGCTGGGTACCCTCGGCGCGTGATCGAGGTGCCGCCGCGCAGCACGGACGAGCCCACGCTGCTCGTCACCCTCACCGGTGACGACCGCCCGGGCGTCACCTCCGCCCTGTTCAGCGCCCTCGCCGCGACGCCGGCCACCGTGCTGGACGTCGAGCAGGTGGTGGTGCGGGGGCGGCTCACGCTCGCGGTGCTGCTCACCACGGGTGGCAGCGACGCCGTGCGGGCGGCGGCGCTCGACGTCGCCGACCGGCTCGACATGAAGGTGCGCTGCCGCCTGGGCACCGGTGACTCCACGCCCCGCCGCGAGGGACGCCTGCACGTCACGCTGCTCGCCGCGCCGCTGCTGCCCGCGGCTGTGGCCGCAGTAGCGCAGGAGCTCGCGGCCCAGAACGCCAACATCGACCGCATCCGCCGCATCTCGCACTGGCCGGTGACCACCATCGAGATCGACGTCTCCGGCGGCGACGTGTCGACACTGCGCCGTGCGGTCGCCGCGGCTGCCGCCGCCCACGGGGTCGACATCGCGGTCTCGCCGGCCGGCCTGGCCCGCCGCGGGCACCGGCTCGTCGTCATGGACGTCGACTCGACGCTGGTGCAGGGCGAGGTCATCGAGATGCTGGCGAGGCACAGCGGGCGGGAGGCGGAGGTCGCGGAGGTCACCGAACGCGCGATGCGCGGTGAGCTCGACTTCGCCGCGAGCCTGCACGAGCGCGTTGCGTGCCTCGAGGGCCTGCCCGCGACGGTGCTGGACGACGTCCGCGCCGCCGTCCAGCTGACTCCGGGAGCGCGCACCCTCGTACGCACGCTGCACCGGCTCGGGTTCACCGTGGCGCTCGTGTCGGGCGGCTTCGCCGAGGTCGTGCGGCCCATCGCCGACGGGCTCGGCATCGAGCACGTGGAGGCCAACCGGCTCGAGGTGGTCGACGGGCGCCTCACCGGGCGGGTCGTCGGTGACGTCGTCGACCGGGCCGGCAAGGCCGCGGCGCTGCGCCGGTTCGCCGACGCCGAGGGGCTCCCCCTGGCGCGCACCATCGCGATCGGGGACGGCGCCAACGACCTCGACATGCTGGACGCCGCGGGTCTCGGTATCGCCTTCAACGCCAAACCGGTCGTGCGCGAGCAGGCCGACGCCGCGGTCAACGTGCCCTTCCTCGACGCGGTGCTCTACCTCATCGGCATCCCGCGCGAGGAGGTCGAGGAAGCCGACGCCGAGGACGCCTGAGGCTTCACGCCCGTGGGACGGCGAAGTCCACCAGCCGGCAGGTCCGCGGGCCCAGTGCCGCCCACCCGCCTGCCAGGCGGAGCGTGGCGACTGCCGACGTGCGGAAGCCGTCGACCAGGCGTTGGGCCGCAGGCGGTTCGGCCTCGGCTGCGAGCAGCTCCACGAGCGCCGACTGCGTCGGCTCGTGACCCACGACGGCGACGACGTGGATGGCGTCGGGCAGGTCACGCAGCTGGCTGAGCACTGTCAGCGGCTGAGCCAGGTACAGCGACGGGCGGACGTCGAGAGGTGCGTCCACCTGCAGCGCGCCGGTCGCGAGGTCCCAGGTCTCACGGGCTCGCGTGGCACTCGAGCACAGCACGAGGTCGATGGGCAGCGCGTGTGCGGCCAGCCAGCGTCCGAGCGCCGGTGCGTCGCGGCGTCCCCGATGGTTGAGCGGCCGGTCGTGATCAGTGCCGCCCACGCTCTGGTCGGACTTGGCGTGCCGCACCAGCAGCAGCGTGCGTCCTGCTCCGCGCTCAGCCACGCTCCCAGTCTCCCCACCCTGCCGTGATCATGCACGCCAGCCCGCCCCAGGTGCGCTCGCGTGCATGATCACGGGAGGGGTGGGGGGTGCTCGCGGTGGTGGGAGGGCGCCAGCTCGCGCAGGCGGTCGAGGTCGACCGCCTCCCGCGCCGCCACGGCCACCCGCGCCGCCGTCACCGCGGTGAGCGTCGAGGTGCGGCGCCCACCCTGGAGCAGCGCTCGCTCGCCCAGCACCGCGCCGGGCCCGACATCGGCCAGCTCCTCCCCGTCGACGTCCACCCGCAGCACGCCGTCGAGCAGCAGGTAGACCTCGTCGCCGATCTCGCGCTGGCGGGTGAGGACGTCCCCCGCAGCCAACCGGCGCACCTCAGGTCGCCGGCCACCGCGCATGATCTGCTCCGAGAGCTGCCGCTCGAGCTCGGACTCGGCAGCCGTCACGAGCGCGGGTGAGTCCTGCGCGCTCCATGGCGTGCGCTCGCCGAAGGAGTGCGCGACCCAGGTGGACTGGTCGGTGAGCCCGCTCTTGGCCTGCAGCCGAAGGTCGGTCCCGAAGACCCAGTGCCGCGGGAACGCGCTGGCTCCGCTCAGCTGGACGTGGCTCGAGCCGTCCGCCCGCAGCGTCAGCGTGAGGGTCGTCCAGACGATCGGCGCGTTCCACTGCACGAACGGCGGGTGAGGCACCGGCCGGGGCAGGGGCACGCCGGTGCGGCCGCCGACCGTCTGGCTCAGCCGCACGCTGTCGGCCTCGACCACCGGCTCGGCCGTGATCGCGGGCAGCGACATGGCACGGAAGGTCGCACCCACGCCTGCGACCCGCACCGTCGTCGAGCCCATGACCAGACCAGATCCCGGCCCGAACCCGCCGGCGACGACCCGTCCGCCCTCGACGTCGGCCCATCCGCGCAGCAGGTTTGCGAACCGGAAGCGGTCGTCGCGGCACAACCGGTGCAGGTGCTCCTCGTCGTCGAGGGCGTCCGGCGGCGGCGGGTCGTAGTGCGCCAGGCCGACGTCGAAACCGCGGCGCAGCGCACCTCCGACCGACTCCGACGGGATCCACGACACCGAGGCTGCAGTGGCTTCGACCCGCATCATCGCCTCCCTGACGTCACGCCGTCGCCGCCATTGAAGACCCCGGGCGGTCGGATCGTCCCGGCTTTGCCCAAACCAGTCGTTGCGGCTGCACGAAACTTGCCGGGATCCGGCCGCGCCGGCCCGTCCGGAGCCCTACGGTCTCACTCATGACAGGGGGCGCCGCCTTCGATGGCCCCGCGCGCACGGCTGCCGACGAGTGCGCTGAGCTCGACCGCGCGATCGCCGCGCTCGAGGCGCAGCGCGACGTCCTCGGCGACGACGTGGTCGACACCGCCCTGCGCCCACTTCGCGATCGGCGCCAGCGCGCCGAGCGGCAGGTCAACGGCGAGCAGCGCAAGCTGGTCTCGGTGCTGTTCGCCGACCTCGTCGACTTCACCACGCTCTCGCGCGGCCTGGACGCCGAGGACACCCGGGCGGTGGTCGCGGCCTACTTCGACGCCTGGCAGAAGGTCATCACCACTCACGGCGGGGTCGTCGAGAAGTTCATCGGTGACGCCGTCATGGCGGTGTTCGGGCTGCACCACGCCCACGAGGACGACGCCCAGCGGGCGATCCGCGCCGCCCTGGCGATGCGCGACGGCCTGCCCGCGCTGAACGCGACGCTGGTCGAGCGCTACGGCGTCACGCTGGCGATGCGCGTCGGGGTCGACTCGGGCGAGGTCGTGGTGAGCACGCTCGACGAGCGCGTGGGCACCGACTTCGTGGTCGTGGGCGACACCGTCAACCGCGCGAGCCGGCTGCAGGCGGCGGCGCCGCTGAACGGCGTGCTCGTGAGCGCGGACGCCCACCGCCCGGTGCGTGGGTGGTTCGCCGTCGAGCCGCTCACGGGTTTGCACCTGAAGGGCATCGACGAGCCGGTCGACGCCTTCGTGGTGCGTTCGGAGCGCCCCCGCGGGTTCCACCTCGACCGCGCCCGCGGCGTCGAGGGCGTCGAGACGCGCACCGTCGGTCGCGACGTCGAGCTGCGCCAGCTGCAGGAGCTGCTCTGGGACACCGTGGAGGACCGCCGCTTCACCGTCGTCACGGTCGTCGGGGACGCCGGCGTCGGGAAGTCACGCCTGCTGCTGGACTTCGACCGCTGGCTCGGCGAGCGCAGCGAGGACGTGTGGTGGTTCCGGGGCCGCGCCACCGCCTCGGACCAGAACCGCGCCGGCGCCCTGCTGCGCGACATGATGGCCACGCGATTCGGCGTGCAGGAGAGCGACCCGCCGCCCGTCGTGCGAGCCAAGGCCGAGGCCGGTGTGCGCCAGGCCTTTCCCGACGAGCCGGCCGCGACGCAGCACGCTCGGACGGTCGCCGCGTGGCTGGGCTTCGAGCTGGACGACGTCGGGCCCAGCCTCCCGCGCGAGCCGCAAGCCCTGCGTGACCAGGCCACCACCTTGCTCGGCCGCTACTTCGCCCAGCTCAGTGAGAGCGCGCCCGTCGTGATCCTCGTCGAGGACCTGCACTGGGCCGACGACGGCTCCCTGCGCTGGCTCGACGCCGCCGCGGACGTCCTGCGCGAGCGGCCGGTGCTGGTGGTCGCCACCGCGCGGCGCACCTTGCTCGAGCAGCGGCCGTTGTGGGGCGAGGGGCTCGAGCACCACCGCAGGCTGGGCCTGCAGCCGCTGTCGCGCCGCGAGAGCCGCGCGCTGCTGCGCGAGCTGCTGCAGCACGTCCAGGAGCTGCCGTCCAGCGTCGTCGACCTGGTGGCCGACGCGGCAGAAGGCAACCCGTTCTACATCGAGGAGCTCGTCACCTGGCTCGTGGACGCCGGCGTCATCGAGCGCGGCTCTCCGCACTGGCGCGTGCGAGAGGACCGCATCGGCGCCGTGGCGGTGCCCTCGACGCTGCGGGGTGTGCTGCAGGCGCGCCTCGACGCGCTCACCATGGCCGAACGCGTGGTGCTGCAACGGGCGTCGGTGGTCGGTCGTGTCTTCTGGGACGACGCCGTCGACCACCTCGACGACGGCACCGCGGCGCCGACCTCAGCCGCCCTCGACCAGCTGCACCGCCGTGAGCTGGTGTTCCAGCGTGAGCAGTCGGCGTTCGACACCGCCCGGGAGTTCCTCTTCAAGCACGCGCTGCTGCGCGACGTGGCGTACGAGGGCGTGCTGCGGACGCGTCGGTCGGCCTACCACGCCCAGGCGGCGCGCTGGCTGGTCGAGGTGACCGAGCGCACCGGGCGCGTCGACGAGTACGCGGCACTCATCGCCGAGCACCTCGATCGCGCGGGTGATCCCGCCGCCGCGCGGTGGTACCTGCGGGCCGCGTACCACGCGAGGTCGATCCACGCGCTCACCGAGGCGGTGCGCCTGCTCACGCGCGGGATCGACCTCAGCGCGGACGCCGAGGCTCCGCTGCGGTTCGACCTGCTCGCGGCCCGCGAGCAGGTGCTCGACCGCATGGGGGAACGCGCCAGACAGCTCGCCGACCTCGACTCCATGGCCGAGATCGCCCGGCGGCTGGACGACCCGGGGCGACACGTGGTGCTGCTCGCCAGCCGCTCACAGGCGGCCTTCGAGAACAGCGAGTACGACCGGGCCTCCCAGAGCGCTCGCGAGGCGGCCGAGGTGGCGGCCCGTGCCGGTCTCGTGCGCGAGGAGGCCGAGGCCCTGCTGTGGTGGGGCAAGTCGTTGACGTGGCACGGTCACAACGTCGAGGCACGGCGGGTGCTCGACCAGGCCCTGCGCCGGGCCCGCGACGCCGTCGACCAGGGCCTGGAGGCCGAGACGCTGCGGTACCTGTCGATGCTCTCGGGCAACCAGGGCGAGTACGGCACGGCGCTCGAGCTGCTGCACCAGGCGCAGGAGGTGCTGCGCGAGTCCGGCGACACCGAGGCCCGCAGCGTCGTCCTGGCCCAGACGGCCACGGCGCTGTTCCAGCTCGGGCGGTACGCCGAGGCCCAGGCCGTGCTGGAGCAGGCGCTGCCGGTGTTCCGGCTGTCCGGCCACCGGTACCGCGTGGGCATCGCCCTCGGCAACCTGGCGAGCACGGGCCTGATGCTGCGCCGGGTCGCCGAGGCGCGGCGCTGGTGCGACGAGGCCATCGAGATCTCGACGGCGCTCGACGACCGCGAGAGCCTGGCGACCAACCTCGACGTGCTCGCCCAGCTCGACGTCGTCCTGGGCCGGTGGAACGCGGCGGCGGAGCGCCTGAGGGCCGCCTT
Protein-coding sequences here:
- a CDS encoding sulfite exporter TauE/SafE family protein; this translates as MPWYELLAIFAAGVAAGTINTIVGSGSLITFPTLLAFGFPPVTANVSNNIGMVPGGLSGTWGYRRELIGQGPLIRRLVPMSLLGSVTGALLLLWLPAAAFQAIVPVLLAISLVLVVLQPRLQARVLERHADPDAGPHRLHQPLLLGGTFGAGAYGGYFGAAQGVLLMGLLGSLVPESMQRLNAVKNVLSLVVNSVAAVTFAVVARDHIDPAAVGLVAAGSLVGGLLGARFGRRLPPTVLRGLIVVVGLVAIARVLTS
- a CDS encoding SPFH domain-containing protein, giving the protein MNSGQTAVLVVLAVLVLFAIIVIIRTIRVVSQATAIIIERLGRYSRTLEAGLHLLIPFVDKPRAIVDLREQVVSFPPQPVITSDNLVVSIDTVIYFQVTEPKAAVYEIANYIQGIEQLTVTTLRNVVGSMDLEQTLTSRDQINGQLRGVLDEATGKWGVRVNRVELKSIDPPASIQGSMEQQMRAERDRRATILTAEGVKQSQILTAEGEKQSNILRAEGTAQAAILNAQGEARAILQVFDAIHRGDPDQKLLAYQYLQMLPQIARGDSNKLWIIPSEIGEALKGIGGVLGRFQPSDDGAAGASARPAAPGGPHEDDLLGGATLQDPNEALAQARRESAGASAEAEGAASTTVHPGPMPGRAPGHPGLLGDVEDASGPQPGEEPRPPTP
- a CDS encoding NfeD family protein, with amino-acid sequence MTWITEHPALAWLAVALVLAAVEVATFDLIFIMLAVGALAGALVAGLGAPFVLQVLAAVAVALLLIGLLRPALVRRLHQGPDTITGTAALVGREARVLETVTETGGRIKLRGEVWSARTDGRTRPDTILPGQPVRVVSIEGATAVVTAAGREPERS
- a CDS encoding lytic transglycosylase domain-containing protein; the encoded protein is MSLATPLRRGAALALLVLLLAPAGRAEAEDAATARERATAAAQRVRDLTAQLDTADAALAQTVSQVGQQVSGFLLDDEARVAAEQAAALAADRSAASARALYLSGGQAGLLSSLLESGDVSELSARAEAVQQVLSSARATADDAAARAKVAADVAARSQRQTDAAVVTAAQIALRVDQAQALVEAAQATLDGLSARARTLTEAEDAARALAQARARMAAAQTQALSRVRAQAPPAVYFDLYHAAARTCRGMDWTLLAAVGQVESGHGRNSAVSSAGAVGPMQFMPRTFAAYAVDGDHDGRLDPWAPADAVYTAARYLCSGGAGSPSGVQAALLRYNHAQWYVDLVLAVQTQLRAGP
- a CDS encoding ABC transporter ATP-binding protein, with translation MSDVLELAGVTVVRGSNTLLDDVSWQVSEGERWVVLGPNGAGKTTLLQIASARMHPTRGVAAVLSEVLGTSDVFELRPRIGLASAALSDRIPASERVGDVVVTASYGVTGRWRERYDELDHARAQSLLETLGVAHLSDRTFGTLSEGERKRVQIARALMTDPELMLLDEPAAGLDLAGREDLVRRLGQIAEDIYAPALVLVTHHVEEIPPHFTDVLLLRQGRVIAQGPLELTLTEHNLEATFGLPLVLERHGDRWTARAR
- the glgA gene encoding glycogen synthase → MRIDLLTREYPPDVYGGAGVHAAELVRALRAREGIEVQVRCFGARRDEPDTTAYAPLPDLADANAALQTLGVDLPMAQDCAGSDVVHSHTWYANLAGHLASLLHGVPHVVTAHSLEPLRPWKAEQLGGGYAVSSWAERTAYESAAAVVAVSHGMRADVLRSYPDVDPDRVHVIHNGIDTQAWARRERPDAVRALGVDPDAPSVVFVGRITRQKGLPYFLRAAAALPPDVQLVLCAGAPDTPEIMREVESLVGRLRHERQGVVWIDRMLPRDDVVALLSAGTAFACPSVYEPLGIVNLEAMACELPVVGTATGGIPEVVVHGETGYLVPIEQSDDGTGRPLDPDRFVRDLSAALVRAVTDPDEARAMGLAGRRRAVEEFGWAAIAERTAELYEKVAGELTR